TCGCCTGCCTCGCAGGTGGCGCTCTCCCCGGTTTCGCGCAGGTCTTCTGGATCTGTGTGGCGATGGTCGGTGCCCGCAGCGGCGCCATGGGTTTGAACCGTCTCATCGATGCAAAAATTGATGCGGACAACCCACGCACTGCCGAACGTCATATTCCGGCCGGTAAGGTCACACGCGCTGAGGCCTGGCTGTTTATTCTCGGTTCACTGACAATCTTTTTGTTGGCAGCCTGGATGCTCAACCCGCTCTGTTTCAGCCTGGCGCCGGTGGCGATTGGACTTTTTGTCCTCTATGCCTACTGCAAGCGTTTCAGTCACTTTGCTCACCTTGTGCTTGGCCTCTGCCTGGCCGCCGCTCCCGTCGGGGCCTATATTGCGCTGCGCGGCAGTCTGGGCTGGCCGATCGTGGCGCTGGCGCTGGCGGTGCTCTTCTGGGTCGCCGGATTTGATATCTTTTATGCCTTGCAGGACTACGAGTTTGACGTCGCGCGCGGACTGCACTCAATCCCGTCGCGTCTGGGACTTGAAAAGTCTTTCCTTCTGGTGCGGATCTTTCACGGGCTGATGCTGCTTTTCCTGTTGCTGGTATTGCCAGGCAGCGGCCTCGGCTGGATCTATTTTTCCGGGGTACTTGTGGTTGCCGGCCTGCTCCTTTATGAGCACAGTCTGGTCAGCCCGGATGATCTGTCGCAGCTGGATGCGGCCTTTTTTAATATGAATGGCTATATCAGCGTGA
Above is a genomic segment from Geopsychrobacter electrodiphilus DSM 16401 containing:
- a CDS encoding UbiA-like polyprenyltransferase; the encoded protein is MQRVMIREQLFEKIRALLEMIKFSHTIFAFPFALFGVVLACLAGGALPGFAQVFWICVAMVGARSGAMGLNRLIDAKIDADNPRTAERHIPAGKVTRAEAWLFILGSLTIFLLAAWMLNPLCFSLAPVAIGLFVLYAYCKRFSHFAHLVLGLCLAAAPVGAYIALRGSLGWPIVALALAVLFWVAGFDIFYALQDYEFDVARGLHSIPSRLGLEKSFLLVRIFHGLMLLFLLLVLPGSGLGWIYFSGVLVVAGLLLYEHSLVSPDDLSQLDAAFFNMNGYISVTIFLFALVDAVV